The following coding sequences lie in one Calidithermus timidus DSM 17022 genomic window:
- the mutL gene encoding DNA mismatch repair endonuclease MutL, which produces MIRRLPEELVREIAAGEVVSGPVDVVRELLENALDAGATRVQVELVGGGLERICVSDNGQGIPREQLPLAVEAHATSKLSDLSRIATLGFRGEGLWAIRQAARLKITSRPPAQFGGATLTAFLEEIALSEHPAPPGTRVEVSRLFEHLPARRRGLEPPAAEARKVVGLLSRYLLHRPGLWLRLLSDGEEKLAHAGGSFPEAARLVWGSVVANRLLELDFAEAPFRLTGLLSRPELSRPRRDRLLLAVNGRPVEWPEALLQTVLLAYKELLPSGQYPVGVLGLELPPEAVLVNTTPDKSRVRLLEPEPVLAFVARAIQSLLSAHPLARALPDPTPIAGPTPVRRASFPRLRFVGVFRGLYLLAEADDELYVVDQHAAHERILYEELSRRYREEPPVEFEYPELLNLSLGEEMAYQERSEELEAVGLVLEPFGPGRYRIRSVPAFLAGHPTLVPEVVKGTLAAHSFTEAWRSVLARLACLPAIKAGHPMAEAPAQALLDALARCEMPWTCPHGRPTALVMSELELARRFGRRGVRAVERVNGKR; this is translated from the coding sequence GTGATCCGGCGCCTGCCCGAGGAGCTCGTGCGCGAGATCGCCGCGGGCGAGGTGGTCTCGGGGCCGGTGGACGTGGTGCGCGAACTGCTCGAGAACGCCCTCGACGCCGGGGCCACCCGCGTTCAGGTCGAGCTGGTCGGGGGGGGCCTCGAGCGCATCTGCGTCAGCGACAACGGTCAGGGGATTCCCCGCGAGCAGTTGCCGCTGGCCGTCGAAGCCCACGCCACCAGCAAGCTCAGCGACCTCAGCCGCATCGCCACGCTGGGCTTTCGGGGCGAGGGCCTGTGGGCCATCCGGCAGGCGGCCCGGCTGAAGATCACCTCCAGGCCCCCCGCCCAGTTCGGCGGGGCCACCCTCACCGCCTTTCTGGAGGAAATAGCGCTCAGCGAGCACCCTGCCCCACCCGGAACCCGCGTCGAGGTGAGTCGCCTATTCGAGCACCTCCCGGCGCGGCGCCGAGGCCTCGAGCCCCCCGCCGCCGAGGCTCGCAAGGTCGTTGGCCTGCTCTCACGCTACCTGCTGCACCGCCCAGGGCTATGGCTGCGCCTGCTGAGCGATGGCGAGGAGAAACTGGCCCACGCCGGGGGCAGCTTCCCCGAGGCGGCGCGGCTGGTGTGGGGCTCGGTGGTGGCCAACCGGCTGCTCGAGCTCGACTTCGCGGAGGCCCCCTTCCGGCTCACCGGCTTGCTCTCCCGCCCCGAGCTCTCGCGCCCGCGCCGCGACCGCTTGCTCCTGGCGGTCAACGGACGTCCGGTGGAGTGGCCCGAAGCCCTGCTCCAGACGGTGCTCTTGGCCTACAAGGAGCTGTTGCCCAGCGGGCAGTACCCGGTGGGGGTGCTGGGCCTCGAGCTCCCCCCCGAGGCCGTGCTGGTCAACACCACCCCCGACAAGTCGCGGGTGCGCCTGCTCGAGCCCGAGCCGGTTTTGGCCTTCGTGGCCCGAGCCATCCAAAGCCTGCTCAGCGCCCACCCGCTGGCCCGCGCCCTGCCCGACCCCACCCCCATCGCCGGTCCCACCCCCGTGCGGCGGGCCAGTTTTCCCCGCCTGCGCTTCGTGGGGGTCTTCCGCGGGCTCTACCTGCTGGCTGAGGCCGACGACGAGCTCTACGTCGTGGACCAGCACGCCGCCCACGAGCGCATCCTCTACGAGGAGCTCTCGCGCCGCTACCGCGAGGAGCCGCCCGTCGAATTCGAGTACCCCGAGCTGCTCAACCTCAGCCTGGGCGAGGAGATGGCCTATCAGGAGCGCTCCGAGGAGCTCGAGGCGGTGGGGCTGGTGCTCGAGCCCTTTGGCCCAGGCCGCTACCGCATCCGCAGCGTCCCCGCTTTTCTGGCCGGACACCCCACCCTCGTCCCCGAGGTGGTCAAGGGGACGCTCGCGGCCCACAGCTTCACCGAGGCCTGGCGCAGCGTCCTGGCTCGCCTGGCCTGCCTCCCCGCGATCAAGGCTGGGCACCCCATGGCCGAGGCCCCGGCCCAGGCCCTCCTCGACGCCTTGGCCCGCTGCGAGATGCCCTGGACCTGCCCCCACGGGCGCCCTACCGCCCTGGTGATGAGCGAACTCGAGCTCGCCCGCCGCTTCGGGCGCAGGGGCGTGCGGGCGGTGGAGCGGGTGAACGGGAAGCGCTAA
- the purU gene encoding formyltetrahydrofolate deformylase, producing MQRDATARLLITCPDRPGIVAAVSNFLFNHGANITALDQHSTDPEGGTFFMRLEFQTPHLDVPRSVLESAFAERVAARFEMDWRISYAADLKKVAILVSKYDHALNELLWRHSNKELPCELTQVISNHPNLRAEVERFGIPYHHVPVSKETKEQAEAEILRLLEGSDLVVLARYMQILSPGFVAHYPNRIINIHHSFLPAFVGANPYKQAYERGVKLIGATAHYVTEALDEGPIIEQDVARVSHRNDVAELVRLGRDLERTVLARAVQWHLEDRIIVHGNKTVVFA from the coding sequence ATGCAGCGAGACGCCACCGCCAGACTGCTCATCACCTGCCCCGACCGCCCCGGCATCGTGGCGGCGGTTTCCAATTTCCTCTTCAACCACGGCGCCAACATCACCGCCCTCGACCAGCACTCCACCGATCCCGAGGGCGGCACCTTCTTCATGCGGCTGGAGTTCCAGACCCCCCACCTCGACGTGCCGCGCAGCGTGCTGGAGAGCGCTTTTGCCGAGCGGGTTGCCGCCCGCTTCGAGATGGACTGGCGCATCAGCTACGCCGCCGACCTCAAGAAGGTGGCGATCCTGGTCTCCAAGTACGACCACGCCCTCAACGAGCTCCTGTGGCGGCACTCCAACAAGGAGCTGCCCTGCGAGCTCACCCAGGTCATCTCCAACCACCCCAACCTGCGGGCCGAGGTCGAACGCTTTGGCATCCCCTACCACCACGTCCCGGTTAGCAAAGAGACCAAGGAACAGGCCGAAGCCGAAATCCTGCGACTGCTGGAGGGCTCGGACCTGGTGGTGCTGGCCCGCTACATGCAGATCCTCTCGCCCGGATTCGTGGCCCACTACCCCAACCGCATCATCAACATCCACCACTCCTTTCTCCCCGCCTTCGTCGGGGCCAACCCCTACAAGCAGGCCTACGAGCGGGGTGTGAAGCTGATCGGGGCCACTGCCCACTACGTCACCGAGGCCCTGGACGAGGGGCCCATCATCGAGCAGGACGTGGCGCGGGTTTCTCACCGCAACGACGTGGCCGAACTGGTGCGGCTGGGGCGCGACCTCGAGCGCACCGTGCTGGCGCGGGCGGTGCAGTGGCACCTCGAGGACCGCATCATCGTTCACGGCAACAAGACCGTGGTGTTTGCCTGA
- a CDS encoding S1C family serine protease, whose protein sequence is MSLKTSAATFGLLSVIAGGVLWWGMTRSQTPPTTTAPQAQVTPLNEAQGYLQNEQNTIEVVQNAGDGVVYVATRTVPQVNLQDVPEFLRPFFAQPQPQSGVGSGFVLDSEGNILTNYHVIEGASEITIKFHNDPKEYKAKVIGTAPALDIALVKVEAPAALLKPMKLGDSDALKVGQKAIAMGNPFGLEFTVTEGIVSAIRKNPGAVGSGDGFVPNVIQTDAAINPGNSGGPLLNSKGEVIGINTAIYTSSGLIGGQPQSAGVGFAIPINIAKQYLPDLKAGKTLDTNALIASRPRLGVTVFPVAGLPDNLRQRYNLPETGLIVGSVEPGGPAAKAGLRGSQRTIFVQTPDGRAEEIGIDGDVLLEADGRSLRDINDLRAVLGSKKAGESITLKVWRSGRTLEVRVAPQIVPLPNR, encoded by the coding sequence ATGTCCTTGAAGACTTCTGCCGCGACCTTTGGGCTTCTCTCTGTGATCGCCGGAGGGGTGCTGTGGTGGGGGATGACCCGTAGCCAGACCCCCCCCACGACCACCGCACCCCAGGCCCAGGTGACACCGCTCAACGAAGCTCAGGGCTACCTGCAAAACGAACAGAACACCATCGAGGTGGTGCAAAACGCCGGCGACGGGGTGGTGTACGTAGCCACCCGCACCGTGCCACAGGTCAACCTCCAAGACGTGCCGGAATTCCTGCGCCCCTTCTTCGCCCAGCCGCAACCCCAGAGCGGGGTGGGTTCGGGCTTCGTCCTCGACAGCGAGGGGAACATCCTGACCAACTACCACGTCATCGAGGGGGCCAGCGAGATCACCATCAAGTTCCACAACGATCCCAAGGAGTACAAGGCCAAGGTCATCGGAACGGCTCCAGCGCTGGACATCGCCCTGGTCAAGGTGGAGGCGCCCGCCGCGCTGCTCAAGCCCATGAAACTGGGCGATTCCGATGCGCTCAAAGTGGGTCAGAAGGCCATCGCCATGGGTAACCCCTTCGGCCTCGAGTTCACCGTGACCGAGGGCATCGTCTCGGCCATCCGCAAGAACCCCGGCGCGGTGGGTAGCGGGGATGGCTTCGTGCCTAACGTGATTCAGACCGACGCCGCCATCAACCCCGGCAACTCCGGCGGGCCGCTGCTGAACTCCAAGGGCGAGGTCATCGGGATCAACACCGCCATCTACACCAGCTCCGGCCTCATCGGCGGTCAGCCCCAGTCGGCGGGGGTGGGCTTCGCCATCCCCATCAACATCGCCAAGCAGTACCTCCCCGACCTCAAGGCGGGCAAGACGCTCGATACCAATGCCCTCATCGCCTCGAGGCCCCGCCTTGGGGTGACGGTGTTCCCGGTCGCGGGGTTGCCCGACAACCTGCGGCAGCGCTACAACCTGCCCGAGACCGGCCTGATCGTCGGCAGCGTCGAGCCGGGCGGTCCGGCGGCCAAGGCGGGCTTGCGGGGTTCGCAAAGGACCATCTTCGTGCAGACCCCCGATGGTCGCGCCGAGGAGATCGGCATCGATGGCGACGTGCTGCTCGAGGCCGATGGTCGCTCCCTGAGGGATATCAACGACCTGCGGGCGGTGCTGGGCAGCAAGAAGGCAGGCGAGAGCATCACCCTCAAGGTCTGGCGCTCGGGAAGGACGCTGGAGGTCAGGGTCGCTCCGCAAATCGTTCCCTTGCCCAACCGCTGA
- a CDS encoding menaquinone biosynthetic enzyme MqnA/MqnD family protein, translated as MPDYVLGVPRYANSAPLYHFLEEGDGIAFRYGVPTELNRWLLEGSVDLSLVSSYFYLANAEKLRPLPDFSIADLGPVYSVNLFHTRPWQALRRIALTTESATSVRLLQYLLESDGLSPEYTREQGGLELLERYDGVLLIGDRAIATYAGLLRHIPESVHQVPREFSGPQGSPLWVSDLSMRWYERTRLPFVFAVWATRRSEPPPPEVVRRLRAARSLGLGNLAAVAGTEAQRLGVPERLMQHYLWNFRYHLEAPDRLGLETFAKAVGMTYPGDYWDV; from the coding sequence ATGCCCGACTACGTGCTCGGCGTGCCCCGCTACGCCAACAGCGCCCCCCTGTACCACTTCCTCGAGGAAGGCGACGGGATCGCCTTCCGCTACGGCGTGCCCACCGAACTCAACCGCTGGCTGCTCGAGGGCAGCGTGGACCTGAGCCTCGTTTCCTCCTACTTCTACCTCGCCAACGCCGAAAAGCTGCGTCCCCTGCCCGACTTTTCCATAGCCGACTTGGGGCCGGTGTACTCGGTCAACCTCTTTCACACCCGGCCCTGGCAGGCGCTGCGGCGCATCGCCCTCACCACCGAGAGCGCCACCAGCGTGCGGCTGCTGCAATACCTGCTCGAGTCCGACGGCTTGAGCCCCGAGTACACCCGCGAGCAAGGGGGCCTGGAACTGCTGGAGCGCTACGACGGGGTGCTCCTCATTGGCGACCGGGCCATCGCCACCTACGCGGGCTTGCTGAGGCACATCCCCGAGTCGGTCCACCAGGTCCCACGCGAGTTCAGCGGGCCGCAGGGCTCACCCCTGTGGGTCAGCGACCTCTCGATGCGCTGGTACGAGCGCACCCGGCTGCCCTTCGTGTTTGCGGTGTGGGCCACCCGGCGCTCAGAGCCCCCGCCCCCCGAGGTCGTGCGGCGACTGCGGGCGGCGCGTTCGCTGGGGCTGGGCAACCTGGCCGCCGTGGCGGGCACCGAGGCCCAGCGGCTGGGCGTGCCCGAGCGCCTGATGCAGCACTACCTCTGGAACTTCCGCTACCACCTCGAGGCCCCCGACCGCCTGGGGTTGGAGACCTTCGCCAAGGCCGTGGGGATGACCTATCCCGGCGACTACTGGGACGTGTAG
- the mqnE gene encoding aminofutalosine synthase MqnE, protein MNRVRDPKLLPVVEKVERGERLSFEEGMLLYHTPDLNTLMRLANLVRERKHGDKTFFVHSLRLEFTNICYVGCTFCAFAARKGDPRAWDYDPDVVVEKVREKWEPGITELHMSSGHHPNRPWSYYLEMVSKLRAAFPTLQVKAFTAAEIEHLSKISKKPTLEVLRELKEAGLAALPGGGAEIFADRVRRQIAKNKVKAEKWLQIHREAHSLGIRTNATMLYGHIETLEERLDHMDRLRKLQDETGGFHSFIPLAFQPDANDLAKSLGKREFTTGLDDLRNLAVARIYLDNFDHIKGYWVMISSDLVQVSLDWGVSDIDGTIIDEHIAHAAGATSPLGLSKQKMVEMIQSAGRVPVERDAFYNVVKVWNQLPLVPEKAKALAKARA, encoded by the coding sequence ATGAACCGGGTACGTGACCCCAAGCTGCTCCCCGTCGTGGAGAAGGTCGAGCGGGGTGAGCGGCTGAGCTTCGAGGAGGGGATGCTACTCTACCACACCCCCGACCTCAACACCCTGATGCGGCTGGCCAACCTGGTGCGCGAGCGCAAGCACGGCGACAAGACCTTCTTCGTGCACTCGCTGCGGCTGGAGTTCACCAACATCTGCTACGTTGGCTGCACCTTCTGCGCCTTCGCCGCCCGCAAGGGCGATCCCCGCGCCTGGGACTACGACCCCGACGTGGTGGTGGAGAAAGTACGCGAGAAGTGGGAACCGGGCATCACCGAGTTGCACATGTCCAGCGGGCATCACCCCAACCGGCCCTGGAGCTATTACCTCGAGATGGTGAGCAAGCTGCGCGCAGCCTTCCCCACCCTGCAGGTCAAGGCCTTCACCGCCGCCGAGATCGAGCATCTGTCGAAGATTTCCAAAAAACCCACCCTCGAGGTGCTGCGCGAGCTGAAGGAGGCCGGGCTGGCCGCGCTGCCGGGCGGGGGCGCCGAGATCTTCGCCGACCGGGTGCGCCGCCAGATCGCCAAGAACAAGGTCAAGGCCGAGAAGTGGCTGCAGATCCACCGCGAAGCCCACTCCCTGGGCATCCGCACCAACGCCACCATGCTCTACGGGCACATCGAAACGCTCGAGGAGCGCCTCGACCACATGGACCGCCTGCGCAAGCTACAGGACGAGACCGGCGGCTTTCACTCCTTCATCCCCCTGGCCTTCCAGCCCGACGCCAACGACCTCGCCAAGAGCCTGGGCAAGAGGGAGTTCACCACCGGCCTCGACGACCTGCGCAACCTGGCCGTCGCCCGCATCTACCTCGACAACTTCGACCACATCAAGGGCTATTGGGTGATGATCTCCTCCGACTTGGTGCAGGTCTCGCTCGACTGGGGCGTCTCCGACATCGACGGCACCATCATCGACGAGCACATCGCCCACGCCGCCGGGGCCACTTCCCCGCTGGGCCTGTCAAAACAGAAGATGGTGGAGATGATCCAGAGCGCCGGGCGGGTGCCGGTCGAGCGCGACGCCTTCTACAACGTGGTCAAGGTGTGGAACCAGCTCCCGCTGGTGCCCGAGAAGGCCAAGGCCCTAGCCAAGGCCCGCGCCTGA
- a CDS encoding LacI family DNA-binding transcriptional regulator, with amino-acid sequence MTGTKRKPTIHEVAHMAGVGIGTVSRVINNHPSVRAETRARVQQAMERLGYAPNPHARRVAGGRSYTVSVLLPFVATEFYIRLIEGLEATLCEERYDLALFPLLTPKRLERYLRSGTLAYQTDGLIVASYDLTEHFAGGQFPTDRPVVLVDARNPNYDSVFMDNFLGGRLAAEYLSRFPGELFFITVEEDIDRAFSHTVFAERRAGFQQGAELAQKTVNPDQIFHTRLSAEGGRLALQSFLRHYSPPLNIFAGADLIALGVMEEAERLGLRLGQDLRLLGFDGQPWTAQYGLSTLAQPVEAMGARAAQLLLERLQNRRFEPRQVRFEPQLIERSSTLGPQVAVSEG; translated from the coding sequence GTGACGGGCACCAAACGCAAACCCACCATACACGAAGTAGCCCACATGGCCGGGGTCGGGATCGGCACGGTGAGCCGGGTAATCAACAACCATCCCTCGGTGCGGGCCGAGACCCGCGCCCGGGTGCAACAGGCCATGGAGCGCCTGGGCTACGCGCCCAACCCCCATGCCCGGCGGGTGGCCGGGGGACGCAGCTACACGGTTTCGGTGCTGCTGCCCTTCGTGGCGACGGAGTTCTACATCCGCCTGATCGAGGGCCTCGAGGCCACACTCTGCGAGGAGCGCTACGACCTCGCACTCTTCCCCCTCCTCACCCCCAAGCGCCTGGAGCGCTACCTGCGCTCGGGTACCCTGGCCTACCAGACCGACGGCCTCATCGTGGCCTCCTACGACCTCACCGAGCACTTCGCCGGGGGGCAGTTCCCCACCGATCGGCCCGTGGTCCTCGTCGATGCGCGCAACCCCAACTACGATTCGGTGTTCATGGACAATTTCCTGGGCGGGAGGTTGGCCGCTGAATACCTCTCGCGCTTCCCCGGAGAACTCTTCTTCATCACCGTGGAAGAGGACATCGACCGCGCCTTCAGTCACACCGTCTTCGCCGAGCGCCGGGCCGGCTTTCAGCAGGGGGCCGAGCTGGCCCAAAAGACGGTGAACCCCGACCAGATCTTCCACACCCGCCTCTCCGCCGAGGGGGGGCGCCTGGCCCTGCAGAGCTTCCTGCGCCACTATAGCCCTCCCCTCAACATCTTCGCCGGGGCCGACCTGATCGCTTTGGGAGTGATGGAGGAGGCCGAGCGGCTGGGGCTCAGGCTGGGCCAAGACCTGCGCTTGCTGGGCTTCGACGGGCAGCCCTGGACCGCACAATACGGCCTCTCGACGCTGGCGCAGCCGGTCGAGGCCATGGGGGCCAGGGCTGCGCAATTGCTGCTCGAGCGCCTGCAAAACCGCCGCTTCGAGCCACGCCAGGTGCGCTTCGAACCCCAGCTCATCGAGCGCTCCTCGACGCTGGGGCCGCAGGTGGCGGTTTCAGAAGGCTGA
- a CDS encoding glycerol-3-phosphate acyltransferase: protein MDALLVGLAYLIGSVPFGIVAGKLRGVDLTQRDVPGASGTFRQLGPAWGLAVALLDILKGMLVAYLSTFAHAPWALPLMATALVTGHNWPLYFGFRGGGGIAPTVGFFLWLLPQLTLTSVALGLGVAALYWQLYWKRARRGVYPIPAGAVVGYLYALFALWGKPQAFWALLLVSAVVALRGVRMSQGKW from the coding sequence ATGGACGCGCTACTGGTTGGGCTCGCCTACCTCATCGGTTCCGTACCCTTTGGCATTGTGGCCGGTAAGCTGCGCGGGGTAGACCTGACCCAGCGCGACGTTCCTGGCGCCTCGGGTACCTTCCGCCAGCTAGGCCCTGCCTGGGGCCTGGCGGTGGCGCTACTGGACATCCTCAAGGGTATGCTGGTGGCCTACCTGAGCACTTTTGCCCACGCTCCCTGGGCCTTGCCGCTGATGGCTACCGCGCTGGTAACCGGGCACAACTGGCCGCTCTACTTCGGCTTCCGGGGCGGCGGCGGGATCGCACCCACCGTCGGTTTTTTCCTGTGGCTGCTCCCGCAGCTCACCCTCACGTCCGTGGCCCTCGGGCTGGGGGTGGCCGCCCTGTACTGGCAGCTCTATTGGAAGCGCGCCCGCCGCGGTGTGTACCCCATCCCGGCGGGGGCCGTGGTGGGCTATCTCTACGCGCTCTTCGCCCTGTGGGGTAAGCCCCAAGCCTTCTGGGCTTTGCTGCTGGTGAGCGCGGTGGTGGCGCTTCGGGGGGTGAGGATGAGCCAGGGGAAGTGGTGA
- a CDS encoding thymidylate synthase translates to METYLQLLRHVLEHGTLKSDRTGTGTKSVFGYQMRFDLSAGFPLVTTKKLHVKSIIHELLWFLRGDTNIAYLKANGVSIWDEWSDPEGNLGPIYGKQWRSWEGADGRTYDQIAWVVEEIRRNPDSRRLVVSAWNVADLPKMALAPCHTLFQFYVAGGRLSCQLYQRSADVFLGLPFNIASYALLTLMIAQVTDLKPGEFVHTLGDAHLYLNHLEQAQLQLTRSPRPLPQMLLNPERKRLEDFVYEDFTLVGYDPHPPIKAPVAV, encoded by the coding sequence ATGGAGACCTACCTCCAACTCCTGCGGCACGTCCTCGAGCACGGCACCCTCAAGTCCGACCGCACCGGCACCGGCACCAAGTCGGTGTTCGGCTACCAGATGCGCTTCGATTTGAGCGCGGGCTTCCCGCTGGTGACGACCAAGAAGCTGCACGTGAAGTCGATCATCCACGAGCTCTTGTGGTTCTTGCGCGGGGACACCAACATCGCCTACCTCAAGGCCAACGGGGTGAGCATCTGGGATGAGTGGAGCGATCCTGAGGGCAATTTGGGGCCTATCTACGGCAAGCAGTGGCGGAGCTGGGAGGGGGCGGACGGGCGGACCTACGACCAGATCGCCTGGGTGGTCGAGGAGATTCGGCGCAACCCCGACTCCCGGCGCCTGGTGGTGAGCGCTTGGAACGTGGCCGACCTGCCCAAAATGGCCCTGGCCCCCTGCCACACCCTCTTCCAGTTCTACGTCGCTGGCGGCAGGCTCTCCTGCCAGCTCTACCAGCGCAGCGCCGATGTGTTCCTGGGCCTGCCCTTCAACATCGCCTCCTACGCCCTGCTCACCCTCATGATCGCCCAGGTCACGGACCTCAAGCCCGGTGAGTTCGTGCACACCCTGGGCGACGCCCACCTCTACCTCAACCACCTCGAGCAGGCCCAGCTCCAGCTCACCCGCTCCCCGCGCCCGCTGCCGCAGATGCTCCTCAACCCCGAGCGCAAGCGGCTCGAGGACTTCGTCTACGAGGACTTCACCCTCGTCGGCTACGACCCGCACCCCCCCATCAAAGCGCCCGTAGCGGTGTAG
- a CDS encoding dihydrofolate reductase: protein MLSLVVAMAENRVIGRGNALPWRLPGDLKRFRRLTMGHPVIMGRKTYESIGKPLPGRTNIVVTRTPGYSAPGCTVVGSLEAALKAADGAPHQPPEHRETFVIGGAELYAQALPLARRIHLTLVHAELEGDAFFPEFDLGEWRELSRECHEADGQHPYAYSFVTLERF from the coding sequence GTGCTCTCGCTCGTCGTCGCCATGGCCGAAAACCGGGTTATAGGTCGGGGCAACGCTTTGCCCTGGCGACTGCCGGGCGACCTCAAGCGCTTCCGGCGGCTTACCATGGGCCACCCGGTCATCATGGGCCGCAAGACCTACGAGTCCATCGGCAAGCCCCTGCCGGGCCGAACCAACATCGTCGTCACCCGCACGCCTGGCTACTCGGCCCCTGGCTGCACGGTGGTGGGCTCGCTCGAGGCCGCCCTGAAGGCCGCGGATGGCGCCCCTCACCAGCCTCCCGAGCACCGCGAGACCTTTGTGATCGGCGGGGCCGAGCTCTATGCTCAGGCTCTGCCGCTGGCCCGACGTATCCACCTCACCCTCGTCCATGCCGAGCTCGAGGGCGACGCCTTTTTCCCCGAGTTTGACCTGGGTGAGTGGCGGGAGCTGTCCCGCGAGTGCCACGAGGCCGACGGGCAGCACCCTTACGCGTACAGCTTCGTCACGCTGGAGCGTTTTTGA
- a CDS encoding WD40/YVTN/BNR-like repeat-containing protein has protein sequence MVSASLSDVTYGNGRFVVVGDTILTSRDGTNWTQVNSGTGASLSGVTYRNGRFVAVGRDGIILTSPEGTDWTQVDSGTDAWLFGVTYGNDRFVAVGVDGIILTSRDGTNWNEVDSGTGAGLNGVTYGNGRFVAVGVDGIILTSRDGTNWNEVDSGTGAGLNGVTYGNGRFVAVGSGGIILTSPEGTDWIQVDSGTDAWLFGVTYGNGRFVAVGYNGAILTSRDGTNWNEVDSGTGAWLFGVTYRNGRFVAVGLDGAILTSRDGTDWTRVDSGTGAGLNGVTYGNDCFVAVGDKGIILTSPEGTDWTWVDSGTDAWLNGVTYRNGRFVAVGYNGAILTSRDGTNWNEVDSGTGAGLFGVTYGNGRFVAVGRDGIILTSPDGTNWNEVDSGTDAWLSGVTYGNGRFVAVGSGGIILTSPEGTNWNEVDSGTGAWLNGVIYGNGRFVAVGVNGAILTSP, from the coding sequence GTGGTCAGCGCATCGCTCTCCGACGTCACCTACGGGAACGGCCGCTTCGTGGTGGTGGGCGACACTATCCTCACCTCCAGGGATGGGACGAACTGGACCCAGGTGAACTCGGGAACGGGCGCATCGCTCTCCGGCGTCACCTACAGGAACGGCCGCTTCGTGGCGGTGGGACGGGACGGCATCATCCTCACCTCCCCGGAAGGGACCGACTGGACCCAGGTGGACTCGGGAACGGACGCGTGGCTCTTCGGCGTCACCTACGGGAACGACCGCTTCGTGGCGGTGGGAGTGGACGGCATCATCCTCACCTCCAGGGATGGGACGAACTGGAACGAGGTGGACTCGGGAACGGGCGCGGGGCTCAACGGCGTCACCTACGGGAACGGCCGCTTCGTGGCGGTGGGAGTGGACGGCATCATCCTCACCTCCAGGGATGGGACGAACTGGAACGAGGTGGACTCGGGAACGGGCGCGGGGCTCAACGGCGTCACCTACGGGAACGGCCGCTTCGTGGCGGTGGGAAGTGGCGGCATCATCCTCACCTCCCCGGAAGGGACCGACTGGATCCAGGTGGACTCGGGAACGGACGCGTGGCTCTTTGGCGTCACCTACGGGAACGGCCGCTTCGTGGCGGTGGGATATAACGGCGCCATCCTCACCTCCAGGGATGGGACGAACTGGAACGAGGTGGACTCGGGAACGGGCGCGTGGCTCTTTGGCGTCACCTACAGGAATGGCCGCTTCGTGGCGGTGGGTCTTGACGGCGCCATCCTCACCTCCAGGGATGGGACCGACTGGACCCGGGTGGACTCGGGAACGGGCGCGGGACTCAACGGCGTCACCTACGGGAACGACTGCTTCGTGGCGGTGGGAGATAAGGGCATCATCCTCACCTCCCCGGAAGGGACCGACTGGACCTGGGTGGACTCGGGAACGGACGCGTGGCTCAACGGCGTCACCTACAGGAACGGCCGCTTCGTGGCGGTGGGATATAACGGCGCCATCCTCACCTCCAGGGATGGGACGAACTGGAACGAGGTGGACTCGGGAACGGGCGCGGGGCTCTTCGGCGTCACCTACGGGAACGGCCGCTTCGTGGCGGTGGGACGGGACGGCATCATCCTCACCTCCCCGGATGGGACGAACTGGAACGAGGTGGACTCGGGAACGGACGCGTGGCTCTCCGGCGTCACCTACGGGAACGGCCGCTTCGTGGCGGTGGGAAGTGGCGGCATCATCCTCACCTCCCCGGAAGGGACGAACTGGAACGAGGTGGACTCGGGAACGGGCGCGTGGCTCAACGGCGTCATCTACGGGAACGGTCGCTTCGTGGCGGTGGGAGTGAATGGCGCCATCCTCACCTCCCCCTAG